A genomic window from Lentibacter algarum includes:
- the hemA gene encoding 5-aminolevulinate synthase, whose amino-acid sequence MDYSAKLDEALNKLHEEGRYRTFIDIERKQGQFPHATWRKPDGSETPITVWCGNDYLGMGQHPAVMAAMHEAIEATGAGSGGTRNISGTTVYHKRLEAELADLHGKEAALVFTSAYIANDATLSTLPKLFPGLIIYSDALNHASMIEGVRRNGGAKRIFKHNDLADLRAKLEADDPAAPKLIAFESIYSMDGDFGPIKEICDLADEFGAMTYIDEVHAVGMYGPRGAGVAEQQGLMNRIDIINGTLAKAYGVMGGYIAASDKMCDAIRSYAPGFIFTTSLPPAIAAGAAASVAHLKQDQSLREKHQEQAAKLKLRLKGMGLPIIDHGSHIVPVIVGDPVHTKALSDMLLESFGIYVQPINFPTVPRGTERLRFTPSPVHGPREMDKLVNAMDELWAHCALNRAELAG is encoded by the coding sequence GTGGATTATTCTGCCAAGCTCGACGAAGCGCTGAACAAATTGCACGAAGAGGGCCGATACAGGACCTTTATCGACATTGAGCGCAAGCAGGGGCAGTTCCCCCATGCGACATGGCGTAAGCCTGACGGCTCTGAGACCCCGATCACTGTTTGGTGTGGGAATGATTACCTCGGTATGGGGCAGCATCCTGCTGTTATGGCGGCTATGCATGAGGCTATTGAAGCCACCGGTGCAGGCTCTGGCGGGACACGCAATATCTCTGGTACCACAGTGTATCATAAGCGTCTTGAGGCGGAACTTGCGGATTTGCATGGCAAAGAGGCGGCTCTTGTCTTTACTTCGGCCTATATCGCCAACGATGCGACATTGAGCACTTTGCCAAAGCTATTTCCTGGTCTGATTATTTACTCTGATGCGCTGAACCATGCGTCCATGATCGAAGGTGTGCGCCGCAATGGTGGTGCGAAGCGAATTTTCAAACACAATGATCTTGCTGATTTGCGGGCCAAGCTCGAGGCAGACGATCCCGCGGCGCCGAAACTGATTGCGTTCGAATCGATTTATTCGATGGATGGCGATTTTGGTCCTATCAAAGAGATTTGTGATCTGGCTGATGAATTCGGCGCAATGACCTATATTGACGAAGTGCACGCTGTTGGCATGTACGGTCCCCGCGGTGCTGGTGTGGCTGAGCAGCAAGGCTTGATGAACCGTATCGATATCATCAACGGCACATTGGCGAAGGCCTATGGTGTTATGGGGGGCTATATTGCTGCCTCTGACAAAATGTGTGACGCAATCCGTTCTTATGCACCGGGCTTTATCTTTACGACATCCTTGCCGCCTGCAATCGCGGCGGGCGCGGCGGCTTCTGTTGCGCACCTGAAGCAGGATCAAAGCTTGCGCGAGAAGCATCAGGAACAAGCAGCTAAACTGAAGCTGCGGCTGAAGGGGATGGGGCTGCCCATCATCGACCACGGCAGCCATATTGTGCCTGTGATCGTGGGCGACCCTGTGCACACCAAGGCGCTTTCTGATATGCTTTTGGAGAGCTTCGGGATTTATGTTCAGCCAATCAACTTCCCGACAGTGCCGCGTGGCACCGAGCGTTTGCGCTTTACACCGTCTCCTGTGCACGGACCACGGGAAATGGATAAGCTGGTAAACGCTATGGATGAGTTGTGGGCTCATTGTGCGCTGAATCGCGCCGAATTGGCGGGCTAA